In Pochonia chlamydosporia 170 chromosome 3, whole genome shotgun sequence, the following are encoded in one genomic region:
- a CDS encoding WD-repeat protein mip1 (similar to Aspergillus terreus NIH2624 XP_001209615.1), protein MTLRSDLNGSLPYAPTANGETSTSRFRGQGQGDSSPDHDDLSNDTADNIRPSSAPGRKNGIAAAEHRDDFEHNREKRPVKPPLLRSKSDFAPRPVEDSDTDEDIREWGARHGFEDHYQSEHIISQLASNWYMYFTDKRHETTGKPKRLEYELQDWRQRDRLKTVSAALAVCLNIGVEPPDQLKTTPGAKLEAWTDPTIPPIQKALENIGKALQAQYETLAIRARYKQYLDPSVEETKKFCVSLRRNAKDERVLLHYNGHGVPKPTASGEIWVFNKTYTQYIPVSLYDLQQWLQAPTIFVWDCSEAGNILNNYHRFVEKHEEEEDEAAERDPHYEKTSFRPYIHLAACAVKENLPTNPQLPADLFTACLTTPIEMALWFFVLQNPLKTNLTPERAKQLPGRLQERRTPLGELNWIFTAITDSIAWTTLPRDLFRKFFRQDLMVAALFRNFLLAQRVMTVYGCHPQSYPALPDTHQHPLWETWDLAVDMALAQLPMLERKESEGIDYEYQNSTFFTEQLTAFDVYLTRGDAMAQKPPDQLPVVLQVLLSQQHRVRALILLGRFLDLGPWSVQLALSIGIFPYVLKLLQSAAAELKPVMVFIWARLIAVDISCQQDLIKDSGYSYFAQILKPSEGLPVVDSDEHKAMCAFILAMLCKDYKNGQMVCNQTDIMSYCLSHLQNEGNPLLRQWACLCISQLWQDLPEAKWRGIRENAYVKLAYLMRDPCCEVRAAMIHAMTTFLGIPDLTEEVARIEESIAWTILEMGTDGSPMVRKEFLVFLSHFMNRFESKFLVAAYEQLQEEKEYLMYPPQDDGQDHKMGLHYARRENRNKDGTIKPMAQGLSHNTVYMACWKHALILSVDPHPEVQREATIIVDYVHNALINSTVGEAAQGLMREIQTRARQVAIQKNAANAAQKSNLMGGPATPPLPSPGILRRTASLLFQSFIGSEDRSRPSTPASPIPPRSPSAKFAPDQMTAPPEQSDYGSATASYNVAREPMTGGYEERDLTKAPSMPLKSRFLEWSIEYFREPQMKPSEADEPGSTEYNERLWRRARNENMLRETQPLKQIAGTHKWNNQLGMVNNGAQPAKMTFHQYEDHLAVSDDGNTVYVWDWKKQGRLSRFSNGNPQGSKISDMKFINEDDQAFLLTGSSDGVIRVYRNYDSDRDIELATSWRALTHMVPSNVNSGMVFDWQQVTGRVLVAGDVRVIRVWYAAHETCVMDIPARSGSCVTSLTSDQMTGNIFVAGFGDGAVRVFDTRQRPQDSMVRKWKDESDRQWIKSVHMQRGGQRELVSASRNGKVKVWDIRMDRPLHSFQTTRDTLRTASTHEHLPVFAVGTSQHTVKVFNLQGNELSRLEPYSSFLQQNRGAPISATAFHPHRPILGCAARGDHHINLFTCDKTEALHFG, encoded by the exons ATGACATTGCGATCCGACTTGAACGGGTCGTTGCCGTACGCCCCAACCGCCAATGGCGAGACGTCAACCTCGAGGTTCCGcggtcaaggtcaaggcgACAGCAGCCCCGACCACGATGATCTTTCCAACGACACCGCCGACAACATACGACCTTCCAGCGCTCCCGGTCGAAAGAATGGTATTGCAGCTGCCGAACACAGAGATGATTTTGAACACAATCGAGAGAAACGTCCGGTGAAGCCGCCTCTACTGCGATCCAAGAGCGACTTTGCACCACGCCCTGTCGAAGACTCGGATACTGACGAAGATATTCGCGAATGGGGAGCTCGACATGGCTTCGAGGACCACTATCAGTCTGAACACATCATATCACAATTAGCAAGT AATTGGTACATGTATTTCACCGATAAACGCCACGAGACAACCGGAAAACCGAAACGCTTAGAATATGAGCTGCAAGATTGGAGGCAAAGGGACAGACTTAAGACTGTGTCTGCTGCCCTTGCCGTATGTCTGAATATTGGAGTCGAGCCTCCTGACCAGCTCAAGACGACTCCCGGAGCAAAACTCGAAGCCTGGACTGATCCCACTATTCCCCCCATCCAGAAGGCGTTGGAGAACATTGGGAAGGCTTTACAGGCACAGTACGAAACACTGGCTATCCGTGCTCGATATAAACAGTACCTGGATCCGTCAGTTGAGGAAACCAAGAAGTTTTGCGTGTCTTTACGACGAAATGCCAAGGATGAGCGAGTGCTGTTGCACTACAATGGCCATGGCGTACCGAAACCCACCGCATCCGGCGAGATTTGGGTATTTAACAAGACATATACCCAGTACATTCCTGTCTCCTTATACGACTTACAACAATGGTTGCAGGCCCCGACCATCTTCGTGTGGGATTGCTCGGAAGCTGGCAACATCTTAAATAACTATCATCGTTTTGTCGAGAAgcatgaagaggaagaagatgaagccgCGGAAAGGGATCCTCATTATGAAAAGACGAGCTTCCGCCCTTATATTCACCTTGCTGCCTGTGCGGTCAAGGAAAACCTCCCTACGAATCCGCAGCTGCCAGCAGATCTATTTACAGCATGCTTAACAACACCCATCGAGATGGCGCTGTGGTTTTTCGTCCTCCAAAATCCCCTCAAGACGAACCTTACTCCAGAACGTGCGAAGCAACTGCCCGGCCGTCTTCAAGAGAGACGGACTCCGCTCGGCGAGCTGAACTGGATCTTTACTGCAATTACAGACAGCATCGCTTGGACGACGCTACCTCGAGATTTATTCCGGAAATTCTTTCGCCAAGATCTCATGGTTGCTGCGCTGTTCAGGAACTTCCTTCTAGCCCAAAGAGTCATGACTGTTTATGGCTGTCATCCCCAATCGTACCCTGCTCTACCGGACACACACCAACATCCTCTCTGGGAGACCTGGGATCTAGCCGTTGACATGGCTTTGGCACAGCTCCCTATGCtggaaagaaaggagagTGAGGGCATCGACTACGAGTACCAAAATTCTACCTTCTTCACGGAGCAGCTGACAGCCTTTGACGTGTATTTGACCAGAGGTGATGCCATGGCGCAGAAACCTCCTGATCAGCTACCTGTGGTCCTGCAAGTTCTGCTCAGCCAACAACATAGAGTGCGAGCTCTCATTCTACTTGGAAGATTTTTGGATCTCGGCCCTTGGTCGGTTCAACTAGCACTCAGTATCGGAATATTCCCCTACGTCTTGAAGCTCCTACAGTCTGCTGCGGCTGAATTAAAACCTGTCATGGTCTTCATCTGGGCAAGACTGATTGCGGTAGACATCTCGTGCCAGCAGGACCTTATCAAGGACAGCGGATACAGCTACTTCGCCCAGATCCTGAAGCCCTCCGAGGGTCTCCCCGTGGTGGACAGCGATGAGCATAAAGCCATGTGCGCTTTCATCCTTGCGATGCTCTGCAAGGATTATAAGAACGGCCAGATGGTTTGCAACCAGACGGATATCATGTCCTATTGCTTGTCTCATTTGCAAAATGAAGGCAACCCCCTCCTTCGGCAATGGGCATGCTTGTGCATTAGCCAGCTGTGGCAAGACCTACCCGAGGCGAAATGGAGAGGCATTAGAGAAAATGCCTATGTTAAACTGGCGTATCTGATGAGAGATCCCTGCTGCGAGGTCCGCGCTGCAATGATTCACGCGATGACTACCTTTTTGGGAATCCCAGACTTGACCGAAGAAGTGGCTCGCATCGAAGAGTCTATTGCTTGGACCATCTTAGAGATGGGCACAGATGGTAGCCCGATGGTCCGAAAAGAATTTCTTGTCTTCCTGTCTCATTTCATGAATCGCTTCGAGAGCAAGTTCCTTGTCGCAGCGTATGAACAACtccaggaagaaaaggaataTTTAATGTACCCACCTCAGGACGACGGGCAGGATCACAAGATGGGGCTGCACTATGCCAGACGAGAGAATCGGAATAAAGACGGAACAATCAAACCCATGGCCCAGGGGCTCTCACACAATACCGTCTACATGGCGTGTTGGAAGCATGCGCTTATTCTCAGCGTTGACCCGCATCCTGAGGTTCAACGCGAGGCCACCATCATTGTTGACTATGTACACAATGCCTTGATAAACTCCACCGTTGGTGAAGCGGCTCAAGGGTTGATGCGAGAGATTCAGACACGAGCAAGGCAAGTAGCTATTCAGAAAAAcgccgccaatgccgctCAAAAGTCCAACCTGATGGGTGGGCCGGCAACACCGCCCCTTCCCTCGCCTGGTATTTTGCGCAGGACTGCGAGTTTGCTCTTCCAGTCGTTCATAGGAAGCGAAGACAGGTCGCGTCCAAGTACACCGGCAAGTCCAATACCGCCTCGATCACCATCAGCAAAATTTGCACCGGACCAGATGACCGCACCCCCTGAACAAAGTGACTATGGCTCAGCAACAGCCTCATACAATGTTGCGCGCGAGCCAATGACGGGAGGATATGAGGAGAGGGACCTGACCAAGGCCCCTAGCATGCCGCTGAAGAGCAGGTTCCTCGAGTGGTCCATTGAGTATTTCCGTGAGCCACAAATGAAACCCAGTGAAGCAGATGAACCTGGCAGCACCGAGTACAATGAGCGTCTGTGGAGACGAGCTCGCAACGAGAACATGCTACGGGAGACCCAACCGCTGAAGCAAATTGCCGGTACTCACAAGTGGAACAATCAGCTGGGAATGGTGAATAATGGTGCTCAGCCTGCCAAGATGACGTTCCATCAGTATGAGGATCACTTGGCTGTATCGGACGATGGCAACACCGTTTACGTGTGGGATTGGAAGAAGCAGGGTCGTTTGAGCCGATTTTCAAACGGAAACCCGCAGGGATCCAAAATCAGCGACATGAAGTTCATCAACGAGGATGACCAGGCATTCTTGCTGACAGGATCTTCAGACGGTGTGATTCGGGTGTATCGCAATTACGACTCGGATAGGGATATTGAGCTGGCAACGTCCTGGCGGGCGCTGACACACATGGTCCCCAGCAATGTCAACTCAGGCATGGTGTTTGACTGGCAACAAGTAACGGGCCGAGTCCTTGTGGCCGGAGATGTAAGGGTGATTCGTGTGTGGTACGCAGCGCACGAAACCTGTGTCATGGACATACCCGCGAGATCAGGCTCGTGTGTCACATCCCTAACATCAGACCAAATGACTGGTAACATATttgttgctggctttggagaCGGCGCGGTCCGCGTGTTCGACACAAGACAGCGTCCGCAGGACTCCATGGTACGCAAGTGGAAGGACGAATCCGACAGACAGTGGATCAAGAGCGTGCACATGCAGCGAGGCGGCCAGCGCGAACTGGTGAGTGCCAGCCGCAACGGTAAGGTGAAGGTGTGGGATATCCGGATGGATAGACCATTGCACTCTTTCCAGACAACCCGGGACACATTGCGGACAGCCAGTACGCATGAGCATCTGCCCGTCTTTGCAGT AGGCACGTCCCAACACACAGTCAAAGTATTCAACCTCCAAGGCAACGAGCTTTCCCGCCTCGAGCCCTACTCCAGTTTCCTTCAGCAAAACAGAGGGGCTCCCATCTCAGCCACGGCCTTCCATCCACACCGACCTATCCTCGGCTGTGCAGCCCGCGGCgaccaccacatcaacctGTTTACGTGCGACAAGACGGAGGCACTACACTTTGGCTAG
- a CDS encoding aspartate-tRNA ligase (similar to Sclerotinia sclerotiorum 1980 UF-70 XP_001589717.1): MADPTPPTSQPEEPKLAAAGEGEEGEAGPSKKALKKAEAKAKKEAEKARRAAEHQAKQAAAKAAAGNTEDLATENYGAVTPQTKVDAERVNLKNVGDEHLGKTIKIRGWIQNARMQGAKMAFIELREERNWAIQGVVAASAEGKPVSKQMVKWIGGLNIESFVLIEGTIEKPLEPVKSVRVANYELHIKKCYCIAPGPEVLGMGLVVANKAVTNFDDEDAGADVSVEEARKAVEATSIDNVPSASMATHLNNPAMHKRAPVQQAIADVRMATRKLFAEYLDSQGFNQFEPPCLIGAASEGGSNVFGMNYFEKQAYLAQSPQFYKQFEIAGGRKRVYCIGPVFRAENSNTPRHMTEFTGLDLEMEIEDDYVEVRHMLEQVLLYIFRGLATRCADQIALIRTIYPSEEFLLPEPGKEVRLTFAEGQALLRAEGPEEYRNVSDDEDMSTPQEKALGALIRQKYNTDFYVLDKFPEGARPFYAIEDPENPKVTNAFDFFMRGQEILSGGQRIHLADVLEARIRKKGVDPTSSGIKEYVDVFRSAGVPPHGGGGIGLDRVVAWYLNLPSVHLASYYPRTPKRLMP, from the exons ATGGCTGACCCCACGCCGCCAACTTCGCAGCCCGAAGAGCCCAAGCtagctgctgctggcgagggcgaagaaggcgaggccgGACCCTCCAAGAAGGCCCTCAAGAAGGcggaggcaaaggcaaagaaggaagctGAAAAGGCTCGTCGTGCGGCAGAGCACCAGGCGAAgcaagctgctgccaaggccgCGGCAGGAAACACCGAGGATTTGGCTACGGAGAACTATGGCGCTGTCACGCCGCAGACAAAAGTTGATGCCGAGAGGGTCAACTTGAAGAATGTGGGGGACGAGCATCTCGGCAAGACGATCAAGATTCGGGGCTGGATCCAGAATGCACGAATGCAGGGCGCGAAGATGGCGTTCATCGAGCTGCGCGAGGAGAGAAACTGGGCTATTCAGGGTGTTGTGGCCGCGAGCGCCGAGGGAAAACCCGTTTCCAAACAAATGGTCAAGTGGATTGGGGGGTTGAACATCGAGAGCTTCGTCTTGATTGAGGGAACCATCGAGAAGCCCCTCGAGCCGGTCAAGAGCGTGCGCGTCGCCAACTACGAGCTGCATATCAAGAAGTGCTACTGCATTGCGCCGGGCCCAGAGGTCCTGGGCATGGGACTGGTTGTCGCGAACAAGGCTGTTACCAactttgacgatgaggacgcTGGTGCTGATGTCTCTGTTGAGGAGGCACGcaaggctgttgaggctACGTCCATTGATAATGTGCCCAGCGCCAGTATGGCGACACACTTGAACAATCCGGCTATGCATAAGCGTGCCCCTGTTCAGCAGGCTATTGCTGATGTGCGCATGGCTACTCGCAAGTTGTTTGCTGAATATCTCGACTCTCAAGGGTTCAACCAATTCGAGCCACCGTGCCTTATTGGTGCTGCTTCCGAGGGAGGTTCCAATGTCTTTGGTATGAATTACTTCGAGAAGCAGGCCTACCTTGCGCAGTCTCCCCAGTTCTATAAGCAGTTTGAGATTGCTGGCGGAAGGAAGCGCGTGTACTGCATCGGACCTGTTTTCCGTGCTGAAAACTCTAATACGCCTAGACACATGACTGAG TTCACTGGTCTCGacttggaaatggaaatcGAAGACGACTATGTCGAGGTCCGTCACATGCTCGAGCAGGTCCTTCTCTACATCTTCCGCGGTCTCGCCACCCGTTGCGCAGACCAAATCGCCCTGATCCGAACCATCTATCCTTCAGAAGAATTCCTCCTGCCCGAACCCGGAAAGGAGGTTCGCCTTACCTTTGCTGAGGGCCAGGCTCTGCTTCGTGCTGAGGGTCCTGAGGAGTATCGCAATGTTTccgatgacgaggacatgtCAACACCACAGGAAAAGGCACTAGGTGCCCTGATCCGCCAAAAGTACAACACCGACTTTTACGTTCTCGACAAGTTCCCCGAGGGCGCACGACCTTTCTATGCTATTGAAGACCCTGAGAATCCCAAGGTCACAAAtgcctttgactttttcATGCGTGGCCAGGAGATCTTGTCTGGCGGCCAGCGTATCCACTTGGCCGATGTGTTGGAAGCCCGTATCCGCAAGAAGGGTGTTGATCCCACTAGCTCTGGCATCAAGGAGTACGTCGACGTCTTTAGAAGTGCCGGTGTGCCTCCTCACGGTGGCGGTGGCATTGGCCTTGACCGCGTCGTCGCTTGGTATCTGAACTTGCCTAGCGTGCACTTGGCAAGCTATTATCCTCGTACTCCTAAGAGACTGATGCCGTAA
- a CDS encoding bZIP transcription factor (Fcr3) (similar to Metarhizium acridum CQMa 102 XP_007807210.1): MDFTSQYQFAGGQPQYQAFMNIPPLTPSNSHSAGSDDFNTTSPPEGFDGIHNTDQFQGYDYNQSFHNPSQHQTPGFPGPPTPPNPAAFGSQQSTSQLHHQAPGTNGHLNGALSAPKTEGVDDGQLRAGSDDDESLTPAQSRRKAQNRAAQRAFRERKEKHVKDLEAKLAHMEAAQQQASVENERLKRDLQKISTENEILRATSSSNGNGSSHSPEPTTTGPMKYNPTDFYSNVLQGHQNKFPSHRIVTSDDGERLLAAGATWDFIINHDLYKRGMVDVGDVSERLKSCARCDGQGPVFSEQSIIFAMEQSVASGSDDLL, from the exons ATGGACTTCACGTCGCAGTACCAGTTTGCTGGTGGCCAGCCGCAATACCAGGCTTTCATGAACATCCCGCCTCTGACGCCGTCCAACTCGCACTCTGCTGGCTCCGACGACTTCAACACTACCTCTCCTCCA GAGGGTTTCGACGGCATTCATAACACCGACCAGTTCCAAGGCTACGACTATAATCAGAGCTTCCACAACCCgtcccaacaccaaacccCTGGCTTCCCTGGACCCCCGACTCCGCCAAACCCTGCAGCGTTTGGAAGTCAACAGTCGACgtcacagcttcatcatcaagctcCCGGCACAAATGGCCATCTTAACGGTGCGCTGTCGGCGCCCAAGACTGAAGGTGTCGACGACGGCCAGCTCCGAGCTGGTagtgatgacgatgaatcGCTGACACCAGCCCAATCCCGACGCAAAGCGCAGAACCGTGCAGC GCAACGTGCATTTCGTGAACGAAAGGAGAAGCATGTGAAGGACCTCGAGGCCAAACTTGCACACATGGAGGCGGCACAACAGCAAGCTTCCGTAGAAAACGAACGATTGAAAAGAGACTTGCAAAAGATTTCGACCGAAAACGAGATTTTAAGAGCTACCTCATCTAGCAACGGGAATGGCAGCTCGCACTCTCCTGAACCGACAACCACGGGTCCCATGAAATATAATCCCACCGACTTTTATTCCAACGTCCTTCAGGGTCATCAAAACAAGTTTCCTTCACACCGTATTGTCACTTCTGATGACGGGGAGCGTTTACTTGCTGCAGGGGCAACCTGGGACTTCATTATCAACCATGATCTTTACAAACGAGGCATGGtggatgttggcgatgtcaGCGAGCGGTTGAAGTCTTGTGCTCGTTGCGACGGGCAAGGGCCTGTGTTCTCGGAACAGTCTATTATTTTCGCCATGGAGCAAAGCGTCGCCAGCGGCTCGGATGACCTTTTATAG
- a CDS encoding aminoalcoholphosphotransferase (similar to Coccidioides immitis RS XP_001246703.1) gives MVYLRHNQLPALKEYKYSSVDRSLTSKYILKPFYNNFVIKLFPMSMAPNLITLTGFLFVVINVLTLLWYNPTLDQDCPAWVYFSWAIGLFLYQTFDAVDGAQARRTKQSGPLGELFDHGVDALNTSLEVLIFAASQNMGQGWKTVATLFASLLTFYVQTWDEYHTKTLTLGIVNGPVEGVLILVAVYTLTGLLGGAHIWQQSMLRAIGIPESLGIPKFVYELSFTEWYLVQGAIVLVLNTVESSFNVIRARHDRGDRSRGALVGLLPFFGIWTLIVTYLYLQPNILYHHLVPFVFFAGIVNAYSVGQMITAHLVKLPFPYWNVLSIPLACGVIDSLGPILIKRFGVGWPSALGHDEYQVSFVFLLLGIALGVYGSFVVDVIVSICDYLDIWCLTIKHPYDEFGPKINGEKIH, from the exons ATGGTCTATCTCCGACATAACCAGCTTCCGGCGCTCAAAGAGTACAAGTACTCCTCGGTCGATCGGTCGCTGACGTCCAAGTACATCCTCAAGCCGTTTTACAACAATTTCGTCATTAAGCTGTTTCCCATGAGCATGGCTCCCAATCTGATTACTCTGACGGGATTCCTGTTCGTCGTAATCAACGTCTTGACGCTGCTGTGGTACAATCCCACCCTCGACCAGGACTGCCCGGCTTGGGTGTATTTTAGTTGGGCGATCGGGCTCTTCTTGTACCAGACTTTCGATGCCGTCGATGGTGCTCAGGC ACGTCGAACTAAGCAATCTGGCCCCCTTGGTGAGCTATTTGATCACGGCGTCGATGCTCTCAACACCAGTCTCGAAGTTCTCATCTTCGCTGCCTCTCAAAATATGGGTCAAGGTTGGAAGACTGTTGCGACTCTGTTTGCTT CTCTCCTGACCTTTTACGTCCAAACCTGGGACGAGTACCACACCAAGACCCTCACTCTTggcattgtcaatggccCAGTCGAAGGTGTCTTGATTTTGGTCGCCGTCTACACTCTAACGGGCTTGCTGGGCGGAGCGCACATCTGGCAGCAGAGCATGCTCCGAGCCATTGGAATCCCCGAGTCATTGGGTATTCCCAAGTTCGTTTACGAGCTCTCATTCACAGAATGGTATCTCGTCCAGGGCGCCATTGTTTTGGTCTTGAACACGGTCGAGTCTTCGTTTAACGTCATTCGAGCCCGTCACGATCGGGGCGATCGCTCCCGCGGTGCTCTCGTCGGTCTTCTCCCCTTCTTCGGCATTTGGACCCTGATCGTCACCTACCTGTACCTGCAGCCCAACATTTTGTATCACCACCTGGTCcccttcgtcttcttcgccggCATTGTGAATGCGTACAGCGTTGGACAGATGATCACCGCCCACTTGGTCAAGCTTCCCTTCCCGTACTGGAATGTTCTCAGCATTCCCCTCGCTTGTGGTGTTATCGACTCTCTTGGACCTATTCTCATCAAGCGATTCGGCGTTGGCTGGCCAAGCGCCCTCGGTCATGATGAATACcaggtttcttttgtttttctccTCCTGGGTATTGCCTTGGGTGTCTATGGCAGCTTTGTCGTCGACGTTATCGTATCCATCTGCGACTACCTCGACATTTGGTGCTTAACCATCAAGCACCCCTACGACGAGTTCGGCCCCAAGATTAATGGCGAGAAGATCCACTAA